From one Solanum stenotomum isolate F172 chromosome 12, ASM1918654v1, whole genome shotgun sequence genomic stretch:
- the LOC125849099 gene encoding RING-H2 finger protein ATL80-like, with protein MTRPARFLLSTSSSSTPAAEPPSMVTVESDFVVILAALLCALICVVGLIAVARCAWLRRGIGAGGSGGSQQSANKGLKKKVLQSLPKFTYDPSSTANGAAFTAECAICLAEYAVGDEIRVLPQCGHSFHLQCIDTWLGSHSSCPSCRQILVVSRCRKCGEFPAVSCKSDGATVTTPAESSSCGTSISSNNFLV; from the coding sequence GAGCCACCGTCGATGGTGACAGTGGAGTCTGATTTCGTTGTAATACTAGCTGCGTTGCTCTGTGCGCTGATTTGTGTAGTTGGTCTCATCGCCGTCGCGAGATGTGCGTGGCTCCGGCGAGGAATCGGAGCCGGCGGAAGCGGTGGTAGTCAACAGTCGGCGAATAAAGGATTGAAGAAAAAAGTGTTGCAATCGTTGCCTAAATTCACCTACGATCCAAGCAGTACGGCGAATGGTGCGGCGTTCACGGCGGAGTGTGCGATTTGTCTGGCGGAGTACGCCGTCGGAGATGAGATCCGTGTGCTGCCGCAGTGTGGACATAGTTTCCATCTTCAGTGTATTGATACTTGGCTGGGTTCACACTCTTCATGTCCTTCTTGTCGTCAAATTCTCGTCGTTTCTCGGTGCCGGAAGTGCGGTGAGTTCCCGGCAGTTTCCTGTAAATCCGACGGAGCTACGGTTACAACTCCGGCCGAGTCTAGTTCATGTGGTACATCTATTAGCTCAAATAATTTCTTGGTCtaa